From one Drosophila subpulchrella strain 33 F10 #4 breed RU33 chromosome 3L, RU_Dsub_v1.1 Primary Assembly, whole genome shotgun sequence genomic stretch:
- the LOC119552645 gene encoding ruvB-like helicase 2 — translation MAETEKIEVRDVTRIERIGAHSHIRGLGLDDVLEARLVSQGMVGQKDARRAAGVVVQMVREGKIAGRCILLAGEPSTGKTAIAVGMAQALGTETPFTSMSGSEIYSLEMSKTEALSQALRKSIGVRIKEETEIIEGEVVEIQIERPATGTGQKVGKVTLKTTEMETNYDLGNKIIECFMKEKIQAGDVITIDKASGKVNRLGRSFTRARDYDATGAQTRFVQCPEGELQKRKEVVHTVTLHEIDVINSRTHGFLALFSGDTGEIKQEVRDQINNKVLEWREEGKAEINPGVLFIDEVHMLDIECFSYLNRALESDMAPVVVMATNRGITRIRGTNYRSPHGIPIDLLDRMIIIRTVSYLEKEVKEILKIRCEEEDCIMHPDALTILTRIATDTSLRYAIQLITTANLVCRRRKATEVNTEDVKKVYSLFLDENRSSKILKEYQDDYMFSEITEELEKEPASGGGAKRRVEGGGGDAQPMEH, via the coding sequence ATGGCCGAGACCGAGAAAATCGAGGTACGCGACGTGACTCGCATCGAGCGCATTGGCGCCCATTCGCACATTCGCGGTTTGGGACTGGACGATGTTCTGGAGGCTCGCTTGGTTTCCCAGGGAATGGTGGGCCAGAAGGACGCCCGTCGCGCCGCCGGAGTGGTGGTGCAAATGGTGCGCGAGGGCAAGATCGCCGGTCGATGCATCCTGCTGGCGGGAGAGCCCAGCACCGGCAAAACGGCCATCGCTGTGGGAATGGCCCAGGCTCTGGGCACCGAAACCCCATTCACCAGTATGTCCGGATCGGAGATCTACTCCCTCGAGATGAGCAAGACCGAGGCTCTGTCACAGGCGCTGCGCAAAAGTATTGGCGTTCGCATCAAGGAGGAGACCGAGATTATCGAGGGCGAGGTGGTGGAAATCCAAATCGAGCGCCCCGCCACCGGAACTGGACAGAAGGTGGGCAAGGTAACCCTGAAGACCACCGAGATGGAGACCAACTACGATCTGGGCAACAAGATCATCGAGTGCTTCATGAAGGAGAAGATCCAGGCAGGCGATGTGATTACCATCGATAAGGCCTCAGGCAAGGTGAACAGATTGGGACGCAGCTTCACTAGAGCCAGGGACTACGACGCCACCGGCGCTCAGACCAGATTCGTCCAGTGCCCCGAGGGGGAGCTTCAGAAACGCAAGGAGGTGGTGCACACTGTCACCCTGCACGAGATCGATGTGATCAACAGTCGCACGCACGGATTCCTGGCTCTGTTCTCCGGCGATACCGGTGAAATCAAGCAGGAGGTGCGCGACCAAATCAACAACAAGGTGCTCGAGTGGCGTGAAGAGGGCAAGGCCGAGATAAACCCGGGTGTTCTCTTTATAGACGAGGTGCACATGCTGGACATTGAGTGCTTCTCCTATTTGAATCGCGCTTTGGAATCTGACATGGCCCCGGTTGTGGTTATGGCCACCAATCGCGGCATCACGCGCATCAGGGGCACCAACTACCGCAGCCCCCATGGCATCCCCATTGATCTACTTGATCGCATGATCATCATTCGCACAGTTTCTTATTTGGAGAAGGAGGTCAAGGAGATCCTGAAGATCCGCTGCGAGGAGGAGGACTGCATCATGCACCCGGATGCCCTCACCATACTCACGCGCATTGCCACAGATACGAGCCTGCGCTATGCCATTCAACTTATCACCACAGCTAATTTGGTTTGTCGTCGTCGCAAGGCCACCGAAGTCAATACCGAGGATGTGAAGAAGGTGTACTCGCTGTTCCTGGACGAGAATCGTTCGAGCAAGATCCTGAAGGAGTACCAGGACGACTACATGTTCAGCGAGATCACAGAGGAGCTGGAAAAAGAACCTGCTTCTGGAGGCGGAGCAAAGCGTCGTGTGGAGGGCGGCGGAGGCGATGCCCAGCCCATGGAGCATTAG